In Micropterus dolomieu isolate WLL.071019.BEF.003 ecotype Adirondacks linkage group LG17, ASM2129224v1, whole genome shotgun sequence, one genomic interval encodes:
- the ccnl1a gene encoding cyclin-L1a isoform X1 — protein sequence MAAGPLSVSSNASTNNDGILIGDKVYSEVHLTIDNSLIPEERLSPTPSMLDGLDLNAETDLRILGCELIQSAGILLRLPQVAMATGQVLFHRFFYSKSFVKHSFEIVAMACINLASKIEEAPRRIRDVINVFHHLRQIRGKKTPSSLILDQNYINTKNQVIKAERRVLKELGFCVHVKHPHKIIVMYLQVLECEKNQTLVQTAWNYMNDSLRTNVFVRFQAETIACACIFLAARALQIPLPSRPHWFLLFGATEDEIKEICVTTLRLYTRKKPNYDQLEKEVERRKVFLAEAKLKAKGLNPDGTPALSTLGGFSPASKPSSPSVIKVEEKSPNQQTLKQVKKEPDSRTQVNKSPHNGLRKEVKIGRNSRSGSRSRSRTRSRSRSRSPRRHYNSRRSCSGTYSSRSRSRSHSRSPSPRRHPPSPLLPHLKSKTSHHGNSDSKPSGRHSNSGGGGGSGHKRKRSRSRSRSRTPVKVDRDRDRERERERDRDRSSFDISSKKHKHDRGAGHRGDRRERERSRSYDRDRERERSHKSKHHSSSGHSGHSRHRR from the exons ATGGCCGCAGGTCCTCTTTCTGTATCTTCCAATGCATCCACAAACAACGATGGCATTCTCATTGGTGACAAAGTGTACTCGGAAGTGCACCTTACGATCGATAACTCTCTCATACCGGAGGAGAGGCTCTCGCCGACGCCGTCGATGCTCGACGGCCTCGACCTGAACGCGGAGACCGACCTTCGCATCCTTGGATGTGAACTGATTCAGTCGGCGGGCATTCTTCTCCGGCTACCTCAG GTGGCAATGGCAACGGGGCAGGTGCTCTTTCATCGTTTTTTCTACTCCAAGTCCTTCGTCAAGCACAGTTTTGAG ATTGTTGCAATGGCTTGTATCAACTTGGCCTCCAAGATTGAAGAAGCGCCACGGCGAATACGAGATGTCATCAATGTTTTCCACCATCTGCGACAGATCCGAGGCAAAAA GACTCCAAGCTCATTGATACTTGATCAGAACTACATAAATACCAAAAACCAAGTCATCAAAGCGGAACGGCGGGTCCTGAAGGAGCTGGGcttctgtgtgcatgtgaagcATCCACACAAG ATTATCGTCATGTACCTTCAAGTCCTAGAATGTGAGAAGAACCAGACTCTGGTCCAGACAGCCTG GAACTACATGAATGATAGCCTGAGGACAAATGTGTTTGTAAGGTTCCAAGCTGAGACCATCGCCTGTGCCTGCATATTCCTCGCTGCCCGAGCTCTGCAG ATACCTCTGCCATCAAGACCTCATTGGTTCCTGCTGTTTGGAGCTACTGAAGATGAGATTAAGGAAATCTGCGTCACCACGCTTAGACTCTATACCAGGAAGaag CCAAACTATGACCAGctggagaaggaggtggagcGGAGGAAGGTGTTCCTGGCAGAGGCAAAGCTGAAGGCCAAAGGCCTGAACCCTGACGGTACTCCTGCACTGTCCACACTGGGTGGCTTCTCTCCTGCTTCCAAGCCCAGTTCGCCAAGTGTGATCAAGGTAGAAGAGAAGTCCCCGAACCAGCAGACCCTCAAACAAGTTAAGAAGGAGCCAGACAGCCGGACTCAGGTCAACAAGAGTCCACACAATGG gTTGAGGAAAGAGGTGAAGATCGGGAGGAACAGCAGGAGTGGAAGTCGATCTCGTTCGAGAACGCGTTCCCGGTCTAGGTCCCGCTCCCCTCGCAGACA TTACAATAGCAGACGCAGTTGCTCAGGGACCTACAGTTCTCGCTCACGTTCTCGCTCTCACAGTCGCAGTCCGTCGCCTAGGCGACATCCGCCTTCCCCCCTTCTTCCCCACCTCAAGTCCAAGACCAGCCACCATGGCAACAGCGACTCCAAGCCCAGTGGTCGCCATAGCAacagcggaggaggaggaggatctgGTCACAAGAGGAAGCGCTCACGTTCTCGCTCACGATCCCGCACGCCGGTCAAAGTAGACAGGGACcgggacagagagagggaacgggagagagacagagatcgCAGCTCCTTTGACATCTCTTCgaagaaacacaaacacgaCCGAGGAGCTGGCCATCGAGGAgacaggagggagagggagagatctCGGTCCTAtgacagggacagagagagggagcgaaGCCACAAGAGCAAGCACCACAGCAGTAGTGGGCACTCAGGACATAGCCGTCACCGGCGctga
- the ccnl1a gene encoding cyclin-L1a isoform X2 translates to MSSMFSTICDRSEAKTTSYIYQSLGDVEWTPSSLILDQNYINTKNQVIKAERRVLKELGFCVHVKHPHKIIVMYLQVLECEKNQTLVQTAWNYMNDSLRTNVFVRFQAETIACACIFLAARALQIPLPSRPHWFLLFGATEDEIKEICVTTLRLYTRKKPNYDQLEKEVERRKVFLAEAKLKAKGLNPDGTPALSTLGGFSPASKPSSPSVIKVEEKSPNQQTLKQVKKEPDSRTQVNKSPHNGLRKEVKIGRNSRSGSRSRSRTRSRSRSRSPRRHYNSRRSCSGTYSSRSRSRSHSRSPSPRRHPPSPLLPHLKSKTSHHGNSDSKPSGRHSNSGGGGGSGHKRKRSRSRSRSRTPVKVDRDRDRERERERDRDRSSFDISSKKHKHDRGAGHRGDRRERERSRSYDRDRERERSHKSKHHSSSGHSGHSRHRR, encoded by the exons ATGTCATCAATGTTTTCCACCATCTGCGACAGATCCGAGGCAAAAA CGACCAGCTACATTTACCAAAGCCTGGGTGATGTGGAATG GACTCCAAGCTCATTGATACTTGATCAGAACTACATAAATACCAAAAACCAAGTCATCAAAGCGGAACGGCGGGTCCTGAAGGAGCTGGGcttctgtgtgcatgtgaagcATCCACACAAG ATTATCGTCATGTACCTTCAAGTCCTAGAATGTGAGAAGAACCAGACTCTGGTCCAGACAGCCTG GAACTACATGAATGATAGCCTGAGGACAAATGTGTTTGTAAGGTTCCAAGCTGAGACCATCGCCTGTGCCTGCATATTCCTCGCTGCCCGAGCTCTGCAG ATACCTCTGCCATCAAGACCTCATTGGTTCCTGCTGTTTGGAGCTACTGAAGATGAGATTAAGGAAATCTGCGTCACCACGCTTAGACTCTATACCAGGAAGaag CCAAACTATGACCAGctggagaaggaggtggagcGGAGGAAGGTGTTCCTGGCAGAGGCAAAGCTGAAGGCCAAAGGCCTGAACCCTGACGGTACTCCTGCACTGTCCACACTGGGTGGCTTCTCTCCTGCTTCCAAGCCCAGTTCGCCAAGTGTGATCAAGGTAGAAGAGAAGTCCCCGAACCAGCAGACCCTCAAACAAGTTAAGAAGGAGCCAGACAGCCGGACTCAGGTCAACAAGAGTCCACACAATGG gTTGAGGAAAGAGGTGAAGATCGGGAGGAACAGCAGGAGTGGAAGTCGATCTCGTTCGAGAACGCGTTCCCGGTCTAGGTCCCGCTCCCCTCGCAGACA TTACAATAGCAGACGCAGTTGCTCAGGGACCTACAGTTCTCGCTCACGTTCTCGCTCTCACAGTCGCAGTCCGTCGCCTAGGCGACATCCGCCTTCCCCCCTTCTTCCCCACCTCAAGTCCAAGACCAGCCACCATGGCAACAGCGACTCCAAGCCCAGTGGTCGCCATAGCAacagcggaggaggaggaggatctgGTCACAAGAGGAAGCGCTCACGTTCTCGCTCACGATCCCGCACGCCGGTCAAAGTAGACAGGGACcgggacagagagagggaacgggagagagacagagatcgCAGCTCCTTTGACATCTCTTCgaagaaacacaaacacgaCCGAGGAGCTGGCCATCGAGGAgacaggagggagagggagagatctCGGTCCTAtgacagggacagagagagggagcgaaGCCACAAGAGCAAGCACCACAGCAGTAGTGGGCACTCAGGACATAGCCGTCACCGGCGctga